One part of the Mariniblastus fucicola genome encodes these proteins:
- a CDS encoding ISL3 family transposase codes for MDEKSFKKGQNYITLIYDLDNSTVEAISEGHNEAAANECFSQLLPGQIETVEAIAMDMSSAFVKSAKSNIPLAEEKIVHDRFHVMKLVNEAVDKTRKEEHKRLRAVGDDTLKGTRYLFLKNYDNLKESKQQELDSLFISRLETGKAWTYKEMLRDLWHHDTASEATEFFNWWYRKVIHTKLEPLKKVARTIKERLANVVSYCTFGGISNGVAEGINSKIQSIKRRVGGYRNRENYKTAIFFYCGGLDLDP; via the coding sequence ATTGACGAAAAGTCATTCAAGAAAGGCCAGAACTACATCACGTTGATCTACGATCTGGACAACAGCACCGTCGAAGCAATCTCCGAAGGCCACAATGAAGCCGCGGCCAATGAGTGTTTCTCCCAGCTTTTACCGGGTCAAATTGAAACAGTCGAAGCCATTGCGATGGATATGAGTTCAGCGTTTGTGAAGTCGGCGAAGTCCAACATTCCTTTGGCCGAAGAAAAGATTGTTCACGACCGTTTCCATGTCATGAAACTCGTCAACGAGGCAGTCGATAAGACTCGCAAGGAGGAGCACAAGCGACTTCGAGCCGTAGGGGATGACACACTCAAAGGCACTCGTTACTTGTTTCTGAAGAACTACGACAACCTGAAAGAGTCGAAGCAGCAGGAGCTTGATTCGTTGTTCATTTCCAGGTTGGAAACGGGCAAAGCATGGACTTACAAGGAGATGCTTCGTGACCTTTGGCACCACGATACTGCAAGCGAGGCCACAGAGTTTTTCAACTGGTGGTATCGCAAAGTCATTCACACCAAACTTGAACCGCTGAAGAAGGTTGCCCGGACCATCAAAGAGCGACTTGCCAACGTGGTCAGCTATTGCACCTTTGGCGGAATATCAAACGGCGTTGCTGAAGGCATCAACAGCAAGATCCAATCGATCAAGAGACGAGTCGGTGGCTACAGAAACAGAGAAAACTACAAAACTGCCATCTTTTTTTACTGCGGCGGACTAGACCTAGACCCATAG
- the tnpA gene encoding IS66 family insertion sequence element accessory protein TnpA: MSTRYTRADWQVWLEEYRQSGLSVKQFCELIEVSVATFYNWQRKVHRGSLWVARFSRRIRAFADSSLGLLFPGEIEAS; the protein is encoded by the coding sequence ATGTCAACACGTTACACGAGAGCTGATTGGCAAGTCTGGCTTGAGGAATATCGTCAAAGCGGGCTTTCGGTTAAACAGTTCTGCGAACTGATCGAAGTCTCTGTTGCCACGTTTTACAACTGGCAAAGAAAGGTCCATCGCGGATCTTTGTGGGTAGCTCGGTTTTCCCGGAGAATACGGGCGTTTGCTGACAGCTCGCTGGGACTGCTTTTTCCCGGGGAAATTGAAGCTTCTTAA
- the istB gene encoding IS21-like element helper ATPase IstB, with protein MTNKRETKATVLVKHHLKQLRLPTMASECDSLAEQAARDNQDHLAYLLKLTERELIERERKSAERRLKAARFPAHKTLDQFDFSAQPTVNKPLVAQLAAGDYLGSRENILLVGPSGTGKSHLAISLAINACSQGKRVRFWRVTELITCLLEAKEERQLLRIRNQLAKLDLLVLDELGYVPASKAGAELLFDVIATAYERNSIIVTTNLPFENWPEVLGNQRLTGAALDRLTHRCHIIETKGESYRLKDAKRRSGKAQKAKKKTA; from the coding sequence ATGACCAATAAACGAGAAACCAAAGCCACCGTACTGGTAAAGCATCACCTCAAACAGCTGCGGCTGCCGACGATGGCCAGCGAGTGCGATTCGCTTGCTGAGCAAGCCGCCAGAGACAATCAGGATCACCTGGCTTATCTGCTGAAGTTAACCGAACGTGAACTGATCGAAAGGGAACGTAAGTCGGCCGAGCGACGACTCAAAGCGGCTCGCTTTCCGGCGCATAAAACGCTTGACCAATTCGACTTCTCCGCCCAGCCCACGGTCAACAAGCCGCTCGTTGCACAGCTTGCTGCCGGTGACTATCTGGGTTCGCGGGAGAATATCCTGCTCGTTGGCCCCAGCGGAACCGGAAAATCTCACTTGGCGATTTCGCTGGCGATCAATGCGTGTTCCCAAGGCAAACGCGTTCGTTTCTGGCGCGTGACGGAGCTGATCACTTGCTTGCTTGAGGCCAAAGAGGAACGACAGCTCTTGCGAATCCGAAATCAGCTCGCCAAACTGGACTTGCTGGTGCTCGACGAACTGGGCTACGTGCCGGCAAGCAAAGCTGGAGCCGAGCTGTTGTTCGACGTCATCGCAACGGCTTACGAGCGAAATAGCATCATCGTGACGACCAATTTACCGTTTGAGAATTGGCCTGAAGTTCTTGGCAACCAACGGCTCACCGGAGCGGCCCTTGATCGCCTGACGCATCGCTGCCACATCATCGAAACCAAAGGCGAAAGTTACCGACTCAAGGACGCAAAGCGACGATCTGGAAAGGCTCAAAAGGCCAAAAAGAAGACCGCTTAA